Proteins encoded within one genomic window of Acidobacteriota bacterium:
- a CDS encoding type II/IV secretion system protein, whose translation MSEAPQSNATPPPGGPQLTLPGLDAIDPKTLAQPTPDRSDFDIADAEAKNAQDLARRYRMEFVDLGALNLDYDLINSLPVELMVRHQFIPLRRDTNRLIIAMADPTNMDLLDELAVQLKTQLKPAVATKSAIENALKRGDTAQRVLQGATESFRMKLVKETEQGEQDLDLDRLTDETSPVIKLIDTIILNALERRVSDIHIEARDTEVMVKYRIDGALYPAAKPIDITYHPMLISRIKVMSELDIAERRVPQDGRFRVRIKGRTVDFRVSIIPAAHGESCVIRILDREQINESFKDLSLNIVGFEENDLRRFRKFIAEPYGMVLVTGPTGSGKTTTLYAALNEIYNEEDKIITIEDPVEYQLRGVTQIPVNEKKGLTFARGLRAILRHDPDKVMVGEIRDAETAQIAINAALTGHLVFTTVHANNVIDVIGRFLNIGVEAYNFVSSLNCVLAQRLVRQLCTHCARPYQPTDLELIESALDPDKCRQYQFYEHVGCEHCNYTGYRGRTAIHELLDLSDHIRELILDRRPGSEIRRAARQEGLTSLRETAVQKVFRGLSTLREINRVTFIE comes from the coding sequence ATGTCCGAAGCTCCGCAATCCAATGCGACACCGCCTCCTGGAGGCCCACAATTAACGCTCCCAGGGCTTGATGCCATTGATCCCAAAACCCTGGCGCAACCGACGCCGGACCGGTCAGACTTCGACATCGCTGACGCCGAAGCCAAAAATGCTCAGGATCTGGCCCGCCGGTATCGAATGGAGTTTGTTGATCTTGGGGCACTCAACCTGGACTATGATTTAATCAATAGCCTGCCGGTGGAACTGATGGTCCGTCATCAGTTTATTCCACTCCGGCGCGATACTAACCGCCTGATCATCGCTATGGCCGATCCAACCAACATGGATCTGCTCGATGAACTGGCGGTCCAGTTAAAAACCCAGCTCAAACCAGCCGTTGCCACCAAATCAGCCATTGAAAATGCCCTCAAACGGGGCGATACCGCGCAACGAGTGCTCCAAGGGGCCACCGAATCGTTCCGGATGAAGCTGGTCAAGGAAACCGAACAGGGTGAACAAGACCTGGACCTGGACCGCCTGACTGACGAAACGTCACCGGTGATCAAGCTCATTGACACCATTATTTTGAACGCTTTGGAACGGCGGGTGTCAGATATCCACATTGAAGCTCGCGACACCGAGGTGATGGTGAAGTACCGGATTGACGGAGCGCTCTACCCGGCAGCGAAGCCAATTGATATTACCTATCATCCGATGCTGATCTCGCGCATCAAGGTGATGTCGGAACTCGATATTGCCGAGCGTCGTGTTCCCCAAGATGGGCGGTTTCGGGTGCGGATCAAAGGGCGCACGGTTGACTTCCGCGTTTCAATCATTCCGGCTGCCCACGGTGAAAGCTGCGTGATCCGTATTCTGGACCGCGAACAAATCAACGAGTCCTTCAAAGATTTGAGTCTCAACATCGTTGGATTTGAGGAAAATGACCTGCGGCGCTTCCGAAAGTTCATTGCCGAACCCTATGGCATGGTACTGGTGACCGGCCCCACCGGGTCAGGCAAAACCACCACGCTCTATGCCGCCCTCAATGAAATTTACAACGAGGAAGATAAAATCATTACCATCGAAGATCCGGTCGAATACCAGTTGCGTGGGGTGACCCAGATCCCGGTCAACGAGAAGAAAGGACTGACCTTTGCCCGCGGACTGCGCGCTATTTTGCGCCACGACCCAGACAAGGTCATGGTTGGTGAAATCCGCGATGCTGAAACGGCTCAAATTGCCATCAACGCGGCCCTGACCGGACACCTTGTCTTTACCACCGTTCACGCCAACAACGTGATTGACGTGATTGGCCGGTTTCTCAATATTGGTGTCGAAGCCTATAACTTTGTCAGTTCGCTCAACTGTGTGCTGGCGCAGCGACTGGTCCGTCAATTGTGTACTCATTGTGCCCGGCCATATCAACCAACCGACCTGGAACTGATCGAATCGGCTCTGGATCCGGATAAGTGCCGCCAGTACCAGTTTTATGAGCACGTCGGCTGCGAACACTGTAACTACACAGGATATCGTGGCCGAACTGCCATCCACGAACTGTTGGACTTATCTGATCACATTCGTGAATTGATCCTGGATCGGCGTCCCGGTTCGGAAATTCGCCGGGCAGCCCGCCAGGAAGGGCTCACTTCCCTGCGTGAAACCGCAGTTCAAAAAGTTTTTCGAGGATTGTCAACGCTGCGTGAAATCAACCGCGTGACGTTTATTGAGTAG
- a CDS encoding alpha/beta fold hydrolase: MSTERLVKPTQGTSSPSPSEWKETTARWFKRAGIAMLGAAGSYMLLSAAAAYPLSSMLVTPQKKRLAQLTSRHLRYFLQRKRVHYREIDFHSFDGTRLHGWFLQAGRWKPTVIALHGVTGNRTSMIRFAMVLYQAGLNVFVFDGRGHGLSQGEFVTYGYHETRDISALIDYLIREHKVREKSIGLIGLSMGAAIALQVAARDKRIRAVWAESPFSSLEQISAEYIADATWLPQSMLKPVTWGAMLVANRRGKFNVSEVSPVAIAPHISCPVQLVHGAVDTFVRPEHSQRIFTALTTLSKELWLVPKAAHTQCFRRARQEYRERLEWFFRKNLGR, encoded by the coding sequence ATGAGCACAGAGCGTTTGGTCAAACCCACCCAGGGAACCAGTTCACCCTCGCCTTCTGAGTGGAAGGAAACGACTGCCCGCTGGTTTAAGCGGGCGGGAATTGCCATGCTTGGAGCGGCAGGGAGCTATATGCTGCTTTCGGCAGCCGCGGCTTATCCGCTGTCATCAATGCTGGTGACGCCGCAAAAAAAACGATTGGCACAGTTGACGAGCCGGCATTTGCGGTACTTTCTCCAGCGCAAACGCGTCCACTATCGTGAGATTGACTTTCACTCATTTGACGGAACGCGCCTGCACGGGTGGTTCCTGCAAGCTGGGCGGTGGAAGCCGACAGTGATTGCCTTACATGGGGTAACTGGGAACCGAACCAGTATGATTCGGTTTGCGATGGTGTTGTATCAGGCGGGATTGAATGTTTTTGTGTTTGATGGGCGGGGACATGGCCTCAGTCAGGGTGAATTTGTCACCTATGGCTATCACGAAACCCGTGACATCTCAGCACTGATTGATTATCTCATCCGAGAACACAAGGTTCGTGAAAAATCAATCGGGCTGATCGGGCTGTCAATGGGGGCTGCGATTGCATTGCAGGTGGCAGCTCGTGACAAACGAATTCGGGCTGTTTGGGCTGAGAGTCCATTTTCGTCCCTGGAGCAGATTTCGGCTGAATATATCGCCGATGCGACCTGGTTGCCGCAGTCCATGCTCAAACCGGTGACGTGGGGGGCGATGCTCGTTGCCAACCGACGCGGCAAGTTCAATGTGAGTGAGGTGAGCCCGGTGGCGATTGCCCCGCACATTTCCTGCCCGGTTCAATTAGTTCATGGTGCGGTAGACACTTTTGTCCGCCCAGAGCATTCACAACGGATTTTCACCGCGCTTACGACCCTTTCCAAAGAATTATGGTTAGTCCCCAAGGCGGCACATACGCAATGTTTTCGACGTGCTCGCCAGGAATATCGTGAGCGGTTGGAATGGTTTTTCCGAAAAAACCTGGGGAGATAG
- a CDS encoding type II secretion system F family protein codes for MPEFTCRLGTPAGELITKVVEADGPEELKLRLEREGFRVFAIDIPGSKLGGLFSLSTQGSVKLEEFFLFNQQFATLLRAGLPMLQAMGVLVRRLKPGMFRTVLEDVERRIRSGASLSEALTAHPKVFPRLYTASILAGERSGELDRVLLRYINHAKVMTELRRKLKKTLTYPVILITASTALVTLLTTYVIPKFATLYESSNTKLPLITQYVVAVSKYTQDNLIWIAPLLLVIGLAFTIWRKTPTGELAIDRFLLKVPVIGDVIRQTTISRMARSMATLLAGGLTLLEALEISTEVVSNRVLSDSMVQVMRQIREGQSLIDSLEQAGWVPPMAMDMIGVGEKSGSLGTMLDEVAVFYDAELDLRLSTLTTLIEPIVLIFMAAVVLTVLLALYLPILQFVGERPSG; via the coding sequence ATGCCTGAGTTTACCTGTCGTCTCGGAACGCCTGCGGGCGAATTAATCACCAAAGTCGTCGAAGCTGATGGCCCAGAAGAATTAAAGCTGCGGTTGGAACGCGAAGGATTTCGTGTTTTTGCGATTGATATTCCCGGTTCCAAACTTGGCGGGTTATTCTCGCTCTCAACCCAGGGAAGCGTCAAACTTGAAGAATTTTTCCTGTTCAATCAACAGTTCGCCACTTTGTTGCGAGCTGGATTGCCCATGTTGCAAGCCATGGGAGTGCTGGTTCGTCGCTTAAAACCCGGCATGTTTCGCACGGTGCTCGAAGACGTCGAACGCCGGATTCGGAGTGGCGCGTCACTGTCTGAAGCTCTGACGGCCCACCCGAAAGTGTTTCCCCGATTGTATACCGCCTCCATCCTGGCTGGTGAACGGTCCGGAGAACTGGATCGGGTGCTGCTGCGCTATATCAATCACGCCAAAGTCATGACGGAATTGCGCCGCAAACTAAAGAAAACATTGACCTATCCAGTTATTTTGATCACGGCTTCAACAGCCCTGGTCACTTTGCTGACGACATATGTCATTCCTAAGTTTGCCACGCTCTATGAAAGTTCAAATACCAAGTTACCCCTCATTACTCAGTATGTAGTGGCTGTCTCAAAGTACACTCAGGATAATTTGATTTGGATTGCGCCATTGCTGTTGGTGATTGGTCTGGCTTTTACGATTTGGAGAAAAACCCCAACTGGGGAACTGGCCATTGATCGCTTCCTCCTCAAAGTCCCTGTGATCGGAGATGTCATTCGCCAAACGACCATTTCCCGAATGGCCCGCAGCATGGCCACGTTGCTGGCCGGGGGACTGACCCTGTTGGAAGCCCTGGAAATTTCCACCGAAGTGGTATCCAACCGGGTGCTGTCGGATTCGATGGTCCAGGTCATGCGCCAGATTCGCGAAGGTCAATCATTGATTGATTCGCTGGAGCAGGCGGGATGGGTGCCGCCAATGGCGATGGATATGATCGGCGTGGGCGAAAAATCCGGCTCCCTGGGGACAATGCTTGATGAAGTTGCCGTTTTTTACGATGCCGAACTCGACCTTCGGCTCTCAACCTTAACGACGTTGATTGAACCGATTGTGCTGATTTTCATGGCCGCCGTGGTGTTAACTGTTTTGCTGGCGCTTTATTTGCCAATCTTGCAGTTTGTGGGCGAGCGTCCGTCCGGTTAA
- a CDS encoding DUF2934 domain-containing protein — protein sequence MDINEIRQTLQNDPAVRDMIAKRAFEIFKANGYQLGRDFENWVEAEQQILPGLVDQEAKRRQTEQARIAEAVTESAIAEETIAAPAAEEKPVAEEKPKAKKAVKKAAAPAEEKAEKPAKSAKAEAPAAEEKPAKAEKPAKAEKPAKTSKTKK from the coding sequence ATGGATATAAATGAAATTCGCCAAACTCTGCAGAATGACCCTGCAGTCCGTGACATGATCGCCAAACGCGCGTTCGAAATTTTTAAGGCCAACGGCTATCAACTCGGACGTGATTTCGAAAACTGGGTGGAAGCTGAACAACAGATTTTACCAGGTCTGGTTGATCAGGAAGCCAAACGTCGCCAGACTGAACAAGCCCGAATCGCCGAAGCGGTGACGGAATCAGCTATCGCCGAAGAAACGATTGCCGCCCCAGCGGCTGAAGAAAAACCAGTGGCTGAAGAAAAACCAAAAGCCAAAAAGGCTGTCAAGAAAGCAGCGGCCCCGGCTGAAGAAAAAGCTGAAAAGCCCGCCAAATCAGCCAAAGCTGAAGCTCCTGCCGCTGAAGAAAAACCAGCCAAAGCCGAAAAACCGGCCAAGGCTGAAAAACCAGCCAAAACCTCAAAAACCAAAAAGTAG